TCATTTACCGTAATACTGAACTTATGTCCATGGAACATGGCCGAGTTGCTGCCGTCCACACCGCTGTTATACATATGACAATCGGTGCAGGTAACATCCGGCATCGTCTGCTGGTCAGGCACCCCGATACCCCCCTTACCGTTCAGGATATTGTAACTGAGGTGGTCGGTGCCCGGGAAGCGCAGGCTGCCGTGACACTGCCCGCAAAGTTCCGCAGAGCTTTTCGTCACCACATATTTTCCGGTGGATGAGTTAAAGTACGAACGGGCAGCAGGGTTATGCGGGTCGTGGCAGGCGATACAGGAAACGCTTGGCCACTCATCCGTGTGTGCGGTTTTGGTATCTTTAGTGAACCTGCCGTCTTTTGTAGTGAAGAAGTATTGCAGCGCCTTCGCCTCGGTCATTCCGCCGTTCGCCAGCACCGACGTGGGGCCGTGGCAGGCGATGCAGTCCTCAGCATCCTCCCCGTGGATCACATCTCCGGGGGTCTGTCCCACACGTTCTTCGGACAACTCACCGGCGACATCCGCCTGTGTCCGGGAATGGGGGCCGGTAGCCCATTCGGCAACAATGTCTCCGTACCGTGAGGGCTGTGAAGCTGCCGTTGCATTGTTCATACTCAGGAAAAAAAAGATCCCTGCCATTGCCACCAATCCTGCGATAAGGCCCTTCTTGTGCATTTCAACCATCTCCTTTCATGAACCTTGGGGGAAACCCTTTCTGCTCTTTAATGTGTCCATTTTCCATGAACATTTTTACTATTATATCATAGAATTACGTGATTTGTGTGCCAAGGTTCACAACCAATGATGCAGTTCGTGGGTTTACCCAGGACTCAGGGTCCGGACAATTCGTCCGGCAATGGGATTTAAGGGATTTGAATCGGCGGCGGCGATCTCTTGCCTGTTGGTCGGCAAGCCCTTCCACGACCTGCCCTGGAAACTCTGTCTGGCTAACATCTCTTTCCTTATGGCCTGTACCACCTCTATCTTTTCCGGCCACCGGGGGGCAATGAGCATGTCCTCGGGCGCGTCAGCCAGTAGTCGGTGAACCACGGTCCAGGGTGGAATATTCTCCAGAAAATCCGCGACGATCGCCGGATATTCCGAAAAGTCGAGGGTGGCGATCTCACCGCGCATATACTCGTCCTCCATGCCTGCCCCCCGGATAATCTGAAGATGGTGAAGCTTGACGCCTTCCACATCATTTTTGGCCAGAAAGGCTGCCGTAGCCATCATGTCCTCCTTCTCCTCGCCGGGCAGCCCCAGGATGACGTGGGCACAGACCGGGATATCCCGGTCCCTCGCCAGGCCCCTGGCGGCGACAAAGGCCTCCACTCCATGCCCCCTCCCGATGCGGGTCAGCGTTCTGTCCGAGGATGACTGAAGACCCAATTCCAGCCAGAGGAGCTTACGGCCCTCCCAGGGCGCCAAGACATCAAGTACCTCCTCATCCACGCAGTCCGGCCTGGTACCCACGAAGAGACCAACCATGCCGGGGAGGCCGCAGAGCTCATCCACCATTTTCCTGAAAACATGGATGGGAGCGTAAGTCCCTGATCCGGCCTGGAGATATACGATGAAAGGGGCACGTGAGTAGAGCTTCTCCGCACGCCTGATCTGGTCCATGGGGGTTCCCCCCTCCCTTGCGTGGGAAGGAACAAAACTATCCGGAACGCAGAAGGAGCACCCTGTCTTACCAAGGGTCCCGTCACGGTTAGGGCACCCGAACCCCGGGTCCACCGGAACTTTCCTGACAGGGGTCCCAAAGATCTCACGCAGGTAGGATGCCAGAGAACGGTAGGGGAGGGACTGTGGTTGACTCTTTTTTCGTGATCTGCTAGTCATCTACTCCTGCAATCGAATCGGCACAAGTTTGCGGGCCTTACCGGGCGCGCCGGCCATATGAAAGGGGCACATCATGGATATCAAGGACCTCGAGAGCAAAACTGTAGCTCAGTTGAAGGGGATTGCCAAGGAGCTGGGCATTACCGGTATTTCCGGGATGAAGAAGGCCGACCTGATTACCGCCATCGCCGGCACCGAATCTGCCGGAACGTCGACTGAGGAGACCGCCGTCAAGACCCCGGCTGAAGCCATTGAAGAAGCGCCCGGCAAGGGAACGCAAGCGGACGCACCGGTTGAGGAGGGTGTCGTCGAGGCAACACCCGAGGTGGAGACTGCCAAACCCGCTGTGGAAGCTGCTACCGAAGAAGCCCCTGTTGCTGAAACCATCCCCGAGGCGGCTGCCGAGCCGACACCGGAACCCGAGCCCGCAGAGCCGGAGCCCGCAACTGCGAAGACGGAGTCTGTTAAGACGGCGGCAACACCCCAGGCGAAGGCGCCGGAGGCTGCTGTCCAAACTCAATCCAGGGCAAAGCGAAAACTTCTCGAAAAATACGACATTCCAGCCCTGAAGAAGGAAAAAAAGAGTTTAAAAGGCCAGATAGCCCAGGCTGCGGAAGCCAAAGATATCGCCAGGGTCAGGGATCTGCGAAACCGAAAGAAGGAACTCAGGAGAATCCTGAACCGCGCATCCTGACTTGCGGCTTCAGGTTTGAGATCGCAGATTTGAGATTTGCCGTTTGAAGTTTGAAGTTGCGCACTTCGGGGAACGGGATTCAGGACCGAGGTCTAGATTTAAACCTCAAACTCTCAAACCCCAAGCTTCAAACCTCCTCCCCTTCATTCCTTACCGCTTCGGCAATTGCGGCCATAATGCCCGGATTCGACCGTTCCAGCTTACGCCATGCGGGTAGTGGCGGCAGATCCTGCCGGCCCTCCGACCTTTGCAGACCTGATGACACAGCCCCGGCGAAGGTCTCCACCGCCATTTTCTCAGCTTCATCATCGTAATTAAGTCCGTTTGCGAGAGCGTCCGCACGGTACATGGCAATAAAGATATCGGTTTTCCTGCGGTAGCGGTCAACAAGATCCCTCTTCCACCCTCCAGCGGGCGCCGAGCCCCTGAGAAGGGTCTCCGCCACCTCCACCGCCATGCGGTTCAGGCCGCCCCGTTCATCACCCGCAGACAGCGCCTGATGCTTGTGATCATAGTTTTCACAAATGCCTGCCTGACAGATTCCGGACGGTTCCACCTCCCCGGCGATGGCCGCGAGGATTCCGGCCTCCATGCCCCAATCCCTGGGAATGGATATGCGTCCCGCAAGATCCAGGGTAAAGGCACACTCGCCGGCAAGGGGATATCTCATGGCGCCGATGAGCATCAGGACATCCGTGGGATTTTCTTCCCTGAGGACAGCTACCAGGGGGGCCACCAGAAGCCTTGTTACCCTTCCCTGCAGCGTATTATCGGCGATTCTCGTGTAGTACCCCTTGCAGAAAGCAAAGTTCAGGATCGGGTCAGCCACCGGAAGCAGGAGGCGCATGGGAATCTCTCCCGTGTAGCCGACGATATCAGCATCGTGGAGGGCAATGGCGTGGGCACCGGCATTATACAGGATGTATCCCAGGGCGATCCAGACGTCACGGCCTTTCCCCGGTGGACCCACATCCAGACCCGGCCGCAGTGATGCCAGAACGCGGGAGAGTTTCGGCCCCTCCGGCCAGACAACTGTCGTTCGCATGGGGAGAGGGTCCACGAGCTTTTCAAGGCGGCGATAGTCGTCCCGATCGGCCCGGCCGAGAACAAGAACTATTTCCTCAAGATATGCTGCCGACGCCAGCCTTTCGAAAATTGCTCCCAGGGCAGGGGTATCCATCTCTGAGGCAAGCGCTGGAATCAGGAGGGCAAGGGAACGATCCCGGGAAAACCGCTCCAACCTCGACGCAAGGTCGTCGATCCTGAGTTCGCCCAGTCGATGGATGGTGGTCACTGGTCCGGCTTGCAAAAAATCTCCCATGGGAAAAACCTGCCATAGACCCTAAAGGATCTTGTTCAGCTGGTATTCTATAATTCCCTCGGCACCGCATTCGAGAAGTTGCGGAATCAACTGTCGGACCATTTTGTCGGGAACCACCGACTCAACAGAGTACCATTCGCTCTGGTGAAGCCCGGCAACGGTCGGGGCATTGAGGCTGGGCATCATCTGGATAACTTTCTCCAGATTATCCCGGTGTACGTTCAGCTTGATAGCCACCATCCCCATGGCCTTTTCCGCCCCCTTGAGCAGGAGACTGATGTTCTCTATTTTTCGCCTCTTGAATGGATCCTTGTAGGAGCCGTGGTTGACGATGAGACAGGGGCGGGACTGCATCAATTCATGGATGATCTTCAAGCCATGAGCCCGGATGGTGCTGCCGGTCTCGGTGACCTCAACCGCCGCGTCGGCGATTCCCTCCACGACTTTTGCCTCGGTTGTGCCCCACGAGTAGTCAACCTTGACATCAATTTTCTTTTCTTCGAAATACCTTTTTGTGAAACCCACAAGCTCGGTAGATATCCTTTTGCCGGCCAGGTCTTCGATCCTGTCGTAGGAACTGTTCTTCGGTACGATGAGAACCCACCGGGCAGGCCGGGTGCTGACCTTGGAATAACTCAGCTCCTCCAGCCAGACAACGTCGGACTCGTTTTCCAGGATCCAGTCCCGCCCGGTGATGCCCGCATCCAGAATTCCGTCCTGAACAAACCGTGACATTTCCTGCGCCCTGACGAGGGAGAAGGATAGTTCATCGTCATCTACGGTTGGAAAGTAGTTTCTGGATCCGCGGCTTATTCGCCAGCCGGCCTTTCGAAACAGTTCAGTGGTGGCATCCTCCAGGCTTCCCTTTGGAAGACCGATCTTCACCTTGTGTCCATTATTATTGCTGCCCCTGTTTTTCATGCGCCTGTTTTCTCCCTGTTATAACATTGGCATGGTCGCAAAAAGTCCATGCATGGCTTTTAAGCGGTTCATACATTGAACCGGACGTGGAAGATTTCCCCATCCTTCAGGATGTATTCCTTCCCCTCAATGCGCAGCCGGCCCGTTTCCTTGGCCGCCGCAAGCCCGCCGAGGGCAAGGCAATCATCCCACGGGAGCACCTCGGCCCTGATGAAGCCCCGCTGAAGATCGCTGTGAATCTTTCCTGCGGCCTCTGCCGCCTTTATCCCGTTAGGAACGGTCCACCCCCTGACCTCGTCCTCACCCACCGTGAAGAAAGTGATAAGATCGATCAATTCGAAGGCCCCGGTTATAAACCTGTCCTTGGATGACAATCCCAACCCCAACTCCTCCTGGAATACCGCCCTTTCCTCCTCGGGGATCTCAAGGAGCTCCAACTCGGCTTTGCCGCAGATTTCCATGTACCCGATTCCGTCGGATACGCACGTCGCTTCCAGTTCCGGATACTGGACCTTGCCGGCGCCGTCCTCTCCCACGTTGACCAGGACATACAGTGGAGTACGGGTGAGAAACTGGTAACCGGCAATCGATCTGTCCTCATCGGGGGTCAGGCCCATGGACCGTACGGATTCACCATCCTCCAGCCGAGCCCTGATCCTTTTGAGCAGACTCGCCTCCCGCGATGATCCCTTTCCCTCCTTTTCAAGCCTTTCCAGCCGCCCCTCAACGGGCATCATGTCAGTCAGGGTGAACTCATCGAAAAGGGATGACATCTCCTTCATCAATTCTTCCGGGGATCGGATCCGTGGGGACATCGGGGCCTCAAACCCCCGGAGGACTACGGCAAGTGCGTCGAGACCTGCAGCCCTCCCCACCGTCTCTTTCCTCAAGCCGCCGCCCCTTTCAGGCCTCAGATCACCCAGTTCCACGATATCAAGTTGAACCGGGGTGACCTTCCTTGGGTTGAAAAGCTCTGTGAGGCGCTGAAGTCGTGGGTCGTGGAGTTTGATCGAACGGATTTCCGGGCTGCCGTGCCTCCCGAGAAGTCCGAGATCCTGAGAGAAGAGGGCAAGGACGCTGGTTACTCCCGAGCCGGAATATCCGGCTAATCCAATCTTCATAATGGAATCCTTCCTGGAGCTTCTGATGCCCGCATTTTTCGGCATCCAGGCCGAAAAATGCCGACAATCAACCGGTATTCAGGTTCATATCACCTTTACTTGACGCATACAAGACCACCTGCCCCTCTATATACCATACACTCCTGCTCCATTACGTCTCTGACCCGTTTGTCCCCTCTCCTCTGGACTATGGATTCCGGGCTCTTCAACCAAGATCAGCATTGGGGACATTTTGCTTGACATAACAATAACAGTGTTTTAGCATGCATAACGTAAAAATGATTTTTTACACTGCATAACAGCTTGTTTGAAAGCTATGGCTGTCGGCCTGAACGGTCGGCTCGAAAAAGGTGTTTACACGGACATAACCCGGTTCTGATACCCCGTTTGCCCTGTAAACGCCTTTTCGGTTTTTACTGACAGGCTTTTGATAAATGAGGCCGCGCTGTGAATTTCCGGGCCTTGAAGCAAAGCGTAATCCCTTATGAAAGGAGGTGGACTTCGACCGTAAGACCCCGTTTCGGCCTTCCACGGACAGGTCGGTGACGGGACCCCCGCATCAAACGGGCCAGTTGCCTCATTTTGAACCGAATGACCAACGGCGGGAACCAGCCGTCGCTCGGCCTTCACAATGCGGCAGCCCCTGCAGGTGTATCAGCGCTGATACACCTCTCGGCTACCAGCGACAACTTACCCTGAGGGAGGAAGGTACCTCCCCCTCGAGATACGGAGGTTTAATTAGATGGAACAAAATCTAGGTAATCGATGGCGATTCGTCGGCGCGGCGCTCGTTATGCAGCTCTGCCTCGGCGTCCTTTATTCCTGGGCTGTTTTCCGAGGCCCGCTGACTGCCCTGCACGGGTGGAGCAAAGTCCAGACCATCGCGCCATACCGATGGTCGGTTCTCATGTTCACCGTCGCCATGATCATCGCCGGGTTCTGGCAGGACAAGAAGGGCCCCAGGCTCGTCGGCACCGTCGGCGGGATTCTTATGGGAACGGGCGTTCTTCTTTCCGCATTCATCGGCAACTCCGTCGGCGGGCTGATCTTCGGCTACGGGATCCTGGGCGGCCTTGGCGTGGGCTTCGCCTACGTGACGCCCATCGCAACCTGCGTGAAGTGGTTCCCGGACAAAAGGGGCATGATCGTCGGTCTGGCGGTTATGGGCTTCGGCGCCGGGTCACTGATTTTCGCACCCCTTATCGAAAAACTCATCGGTAACAATCCGGAGGCATACGCAACCACCATTCCCAGGACATTCATTATACTCTCGGTCGTATTCTACATCTGTGTTATCGGTGCGGCCCAGGTCTATCGGGTCCCCCCCGCAGGCTATAAACCTCCCGGATGGGAACCGCCAGTAGCCACCGGTGCCCCCACCAAGGAGGACTTCACACCAGGCGAGATGGTAAAGACGTGGCAGTTCTGGGTTCTCTGGGTGATCTACTTCCTGGGCACATCGGTGGGCATCACCGCCATCGGTCAGGCTAAACCCATAATCGTCGAGCTTTCCAAAGGCGCGGCGGTAATGTCCGGGGGAGCGGCTCTGGGCCTCATGTCACTGTTTAACGGCGTCGGCCGGTTGGCATGGGGAGCAACCTCCGACAAGATCGGCCGGAACATGACCACTGTGGCCATGTACTGCGGCTACCTTATCGCCTGCCTGTTCTTCCTCAGAAACGCGACAGGTTTCTGGCAGGTTCTCATCGGTCTTTGCATAGTCGGCTTTTCCTACGGCGGCTATCTGGCCATGATGCCTTCCTTCACCGCGGACTACTACGGCTCAAAAAACATCGGCGCCAACTACGGCATTATCTTTACCGCCTGGGGCATCTGCGGGTTCACCGTGCCCAAGTATTTC
Above is a window of bacterium BMS3Abin14 DNA encoding:
- a CDS encoding cytochrome c552 — translated: MHKKGLIAGLVAMAGIFFFLSMNNATAASQPSRYGDIVAEWATGPHSRTQADVAGELSEERVGQTPGDVIHGEDAEDCIACHGPTSVLANGGMTEAKALQYFFTTKDGRFTKDTKTAHTDEWPSVSCIACHDPHNPAARSYFNSSTGKYVVTKSSAELCGQCHGSLRFPGTDHLSYNILNGKGGIGVPDQQTMPDVTCTDCHMYNSGVDGSNSAMFHGHKFSITVNEANGKSSTSCTQCHETIDGATAKAIIDVWKSSFRTLDATTGKNVAAAGKVMAGRNDKGLKAKLDEAQSNLSYAESDESGGFHNRKFLMSLLNDANGKALEILSSLKK
- a CDS encoding coproporphyrinogen III oxidase → MTSRSRKKSQPQSLPYRSLASYLREIFGTPVRKVPVDPGFGCPNRDGTLGKTGCSFCVPDSFVPSHAREGGTPMDQIRRAEKLYSRAPFIVYLQAGSGTYAPIHVFRKMVDELCGLPGMVGLFVGTRPDCVDEEVLDVLAPWEGRKLLWLELGLQSSSDRTLTRIGRGHGVEAFVAARGLARDRDIPVCAHVILGLPGEEKEDMMATAAFLAKNDVEGVKLHHLQIIRGAGMEDEYMRGEIATLDFSEYPAIVADFLENIPPWTVVHRLLADAPEDMLIAPRWPEKIEVVQAIRKEMLARQSFQGRSWKGLPTNRQEIAAADSNPLNPIAGRIVRTLSPG
- a CDS encoding hypothetical protein (transcription termination factor Rho), producing MDIKDLESKTVAQLKGIAKELGITGISGMKKADLITAIAGTESAGTSTEETAVKTPAEAIEEAPGKGTQADAPVEEGVVEATPEVETAKPAVEAATEEAPVAETIPEAAAEPTPEPEPAEPEPATAKTESVKTAATPQAKAPEAAVQTQSRAKRKLLEKYDIPALKKEKKSLKGQIAQAAEAKDIARVRDLRNRKKELRRILNRAS
- the gpgS_1 gene encoding glucosyl-3-phosphoglycerate synthase, with product MGDFLQAGPVTTIHRLGELRIDDLASRLERFSRDRSLALLIPALASEMDTPALGAIFERLASAAYLEEIVLVLGRADRDDYRRLEKLVDPLPMRTTVVWPEGPKLSRVLASLRPGLDVGPPGKGRDVWIALGYILYNAGAHAIALHDADIVGYTGEIPMRLLLPVADPILNFAFCKGYYTRIADNTLQGRVTRLLVAPLVAVLREENPTDVLMLIGAMRYPLAGECAFTLDLAGRISIPRDWGMEAGILAAIAGEVEPSGICQAGICENYDHKHQALSAGDERGGLNRMAVEVAETLLRGSAPAGGWKRDLVDRYRRKTDIFIAMYRADALANGLNYDDEAEKMAVETFAGAVSSGLQRSEGRQDLPPLPAWRKLERSNPGIMAAIAEAVRNEGEEV
- the hisG_1 gene encoding ATP phosphoribosyltransferase → MKNRGSNNNGHKVKIGLPKGSLEDATTELFRKAGWRISRGSRNYFPTVDDDELSFSLVRAQEMSRFVQDGILDAGITGRDWILENESDVVWLEELSYSKVSTRPARWVLIVPKNSSYDRIEDLAGKRISTELVGFTKRYFEEKKIDVKVDYSWGTTEAKVVEGIADAAVEVTETGSTIRAHGLKIIHELMQSRPCLIVNHGSYKDPFKRRKIENISLLLKGAEKAMGMVAIKLNVHRDNLEKVIQMMPSLNAPTVAGLHQSEWYSVESVVPDKMVRQLIPQLLECGAEGIIEYQLNKIL
- the ychF gene encoding ribosome-binding ATPase YchF, which translates into the protein MKIGLAGYSGSGVTSVLALFSQDLGLLGRHGSPEIRSIKLHDPRLQRLTELFNPRKVTPVQLDIVELGDLRPERGGGLRKETVGRAAGLDALAVVLRGFEAPMSPRIRSPEELMKEMSSLFDEFTLTDMMPVEGRLERLEKEGKGSSREASLLKRIRARLEDGESVRSMGLTPDEDRSIAGYQFLTRTPLYVLVNVGEDGAGKVQYPELEATCVSDGIGYMEICGKAELELLEIPEEERAVFQEELGLGLSSKDRFITGAFELIDLITFFTVGEDEVRGWTVPNGIKAAEAAGKIHSDLQRGFIRAEVLPWDDCLALGGLAAAKETGRLRIEGKEYILKDGEIFHVRFNV
- the yhjX gene encoding putative MFS-type transporter YhjX, translating into MEQNLGNRWRFVGAALVMQLCLGVLYSWAVFRGPLTALHGWSKVQTIAPYRWSVLMFTVAMIIAGFWQDKKGPRLVGTVGGILMGTGVLLSAFIGNSVGGLIFGYGILGGLGVGFAYVTPIATCVKWFPDKRGMIVGLAVMGFGAGSLIFAPLIEKLIGNNPEAYATTIPRTFIILSVVFYICVIGAAQVYRVPPAGYKPPGWEPPVATGAPTKEDFTPGEMVKTWQFWVLWVIYFLGTSVGITAIGQAKPIIVELSKGAAVMSGGAALGLMSLFNGVGRLAWGATSDKIGRNMTTVAMYCGYLIACLFFLRNATGFWQVLIGLCIVGFSYGGYLAMMPSFTADYYGSKNIGANYGIIFTAWGICGFTVPKYFAGIMKAAKESGNIAGGYNQVYFTLAIMAVVGIVLTLVVKRPIHSVD